In Picosynechococcus sp. PCC 7002, the following are encoded in one genomic region:
- a CDS encoding cell division protein SepF, whose amino-acid sequence MFNSIRNFLGFNEPEEYEEYYEGEIDNNDYHALYPAEMPTPLPEESAPAPRRLPENPTVASNFAMNSNTTPTRNNVIGLPGVSNSPAEVVVCEPHSFEEMPQIIQALRDRRSIVLNLNMMDPDEAQRAVDFVAGGTFAIDGHQERIGDSIFLFTPNCVQVTNSLSREETPATPAAPARPAAPAPAWSDEMTPMAQAQ is encoded by the coding sequence ATGTTCAACAGCATACGTAACTTCCTAGGCTTCAACGAACCAGAAGAATACGAAGAATACTATGAAGGGGAAATTGATAACAACGATTATCATGCCCTCTATCCTGCTGAAATGCCCACCCCTTTGCCCGAAGAGAGTGCGCCTGCCCCCCGTCGTCTACCTGAAAACCCTACCGTTGCTTCTAACTTTGCCATGAACTCTAACACCACCCCCACTCGTAACAATGTCATCGGCCTCCCTGGCGTCAGTAACTCCCCGGCTGAAGTGGTTGTTTGTGAGCCCCATTCCTTTGAGGAAATGCCTCAAATTATCCAAGCCCTTAGGGATCGACGTTCCATTGTCCTCAATCTCAACATGATGGATCCCGACGAAGCACAGCGGGCAGTAGATTTTGTTGCGGGTGGGACTTTTGCTATTGATGGCCACCAAGAACGGATTGGCGATAGCATTTTCCTCTTTACGCCGAACTGTGTACAAGTCACAAATAGCTTAAGCCGCGAAGAAACCCCTGCCACCCCGGCAGCCCCGGCTCGTCCTGCCGCCCCTGCTCCCGCTTGGAGTGATGAGATGACACCGATGGCCCAGGCTCAATAA
- a CDS encoding MEKHLA domain-containing protein produces MTTQPWLTPAAIAQVQLILDSYHHWFGADLIDRSESPQKQAAILFDAPLVVFSHGTEADPIYNYGSRLGLELWERSWEELLQMPSRQSAEPLAQVQAERNQLLASSRSYGFKTGFSGVRITKSGKRVRIEDVKLWDLLDPAGNYRGQAAVYSKWTNLD; encoded by the coding sequence ATGACCACTCAACCTTGGCTCACCCCAGCGGCGATCGCCCAAGTGCAGCTTATTTTGGATAGTTATCATCATTGGTTTGGGGCGGATTTGATTGATCGCAGTGAATCCCCCCAAAAGCAGGCGGCAATTTTATTTGATGCACCGCTGGTGGTATTTTCCCATGGCACAGAGGCCGACCCAATTTATAACTACGGTTCTCGCCTCGGTTTAGAACTTTGGGAACGGTCTTGGGAGGAGTTGTTACAGATGCCCTCCCGACAATCGGCGGAACCTTTGGCACAGGTACAGGCAGAGCGCAATCAATTGTTAGCGAGCAGCCGTAGCTATGGGTTTAAAACAGGTTTTTCGGGGGTACGCATTACCAAAAGCGGGAAGCGGGTACGGATTGAGGATGTTAAGCTTTGGGACTTACTCGACCCGGCGGGAAATTACCGGGGGCAGGCTGCCGTATATTCTAAATGGACAAATTTAGATTAG
- the cofH gene encoding 7,8-didemethyl-8-hydroxy-5-deazariboflavin synthase subunit CofH: MKLLQVLDAAIAGVDLTVEAGVFLLSQTEPEAIESIRMAADTLRQSLCGETVTYVVNRNLNFTNICEQHCHFCAFRRDAGDPDSFWLDQAQLQEKAAAAWAEGATELCIQGGLNPQAKRNGRSLDYYLDLVAALKDAFPGLHLHAFSPQEIEFIAREDQLSFRDVIIALKDAGVGSLPGTAAEVLDDQIRRQICPEKLKAATWLEIVSTAHHLGLPTTSTMLCGHIETPLHQVQHLDQIRQLQQQAIAEGKPAKITEFILLPFVGQLAPQVLRKKVGRDQPDLRKTLLLTAVARLFLGKWIINHQPSWVKLGLGGATTALRWGCNDLGGTLMEEHITTMAGAQGGTCLTVSQLRMAIASVDRLPAERTTLYQDRHSRRGSSADMI; the protein is encoded by the coding sequence ATGAAGTTACTGCAGGTACTAGATGCGGCGATCGCCGGTGTTGATCTCACGGTTGAGGCCGGAGTATTCCTCCTTTCCCAAACGGAGCCGGAGGCCATCGAAAGTATCCGCATGGCGGCTGATACCCTCAGACAATCGCTTTGTGGGGAAACCGTTACCTATGTGGTGAACCGCAATCTAAACTTCACCAATATTTGTGAGCAGCACTGTCACTTTTGTGCCTTTCGACGGGATGCGGGAGACCCAGATTCCTTTTGGCTCGATCAAGCACAACTCCAGGAAAAAGCGGCGGCGGCCTGGGCGGAGGGGGCAACGGAACTGTGCATCCAGGGGGGGTTAAATCCCCAGGCAAAACGTAATGGACGATCGCTCGACTACTACCTCGATCTGGTTGCTGCTTTGAAGGATGCTTTTCCCGGTTTGCATCTCCACGCCTTTTCTCCCCAGGAAATTGAATTTATTGCCCGCGAGGATCAGCTGTCCTTCCGAGATGTAATCATTGCCCTCAAGGACGCTGGTGTTGGTTCCCTACCGGGTACGGCGGCAGAAGTCCTCGACGATCAGATTCGTCGTCAAATTTGCCCCGAAAAGTTAAAGGCGGCAACGTGGCTAGAAATTGTCAGCACAGCCCATCACCTGGGACTACCGACCACCAGCACAATGCTCTGTGGCCACATCGAAACACCATTGCATCAGGTACAGCATTTAGACCAGATCCGGCAACTGCAACAACAGGCGATCGCCGAGGGGAAACCCGCTAAAATCACTGAATTTATTCTCTTACCCTTTGTCGGCCAACTAGCCCCCCAGGTACTCCGCAAAAAAGTGGGCCGGGATCAACCGGATCTACGAAAAACCCTGTTATTAACGGCAGTGGCGCGTCTCTTTCTTGGAAAATGGATCATCAATCACCAGCCGAGCTGGGTCAAACTGGGCTTAGGGGGGGCCACCACTGCCCTCCGTTGGGGTTGCAATGATTTGGGCGGCACCCTCATGGAAGAGCACATTACAACCATGGCTGGGGCCCAAGGGGGAACCTGTTTAACGGTCTCTCAATTACGAATGGCGATCGCCTCAGTGGATCGCCTTCCCGCAGAACGTACCACCCTCTATCAGGATCGACATAGCCGTCGGGGGAGCTCAGCCGATATGATCTAA
- the proC gene encoding pyrroline-5-carboxylate reductase: MAAKFGMIGGGVMGEALLARLLKEQIYLPADVIVSEPVAERRAYLQQEYQVGVTASNQEAAIASEVLMLAIKPQIFNQVSTELQGQQLETPPLVLSILAGVTLAQLQGGFRDYPVVRAMPNTPAIIGQGMTAITPGDRVSEAQVALAKRIFGAVGEVVAVPESLMDAVTGLSGSGPAFVALMVEALADGGVAAGLPRATAQQLALQTVKGTAELLQTSGLHPAQLKDRVTSPGGTTIAGVAALEAHGFRSGVIAAVTAAKARSVELGQG, translated from the coding sequence ATGGCGGCAAAATTCGGCATGATTGGCGGCGGTGTCATGGGAGAGGCCCTCCTCGCACGGCTCCTCAAGGAACAAATTTACTTGCCAGCAGATGTGATTGTGAGTGAACCTGTGGCGGAACGGCGGGCTTATTTACAACAGGAATATCAAGTGGGTGTCACGGCCAGTAACCAGGAAGCGGCGATCGCCTCTGAAGTTTTAATGTTGGCAATCAAGCCACAAATTTTTAATCAAGTCAGCACCGAACTCCAAGGTCAACAGCTAGAAACGCCTCCCCTGGTGTTGTCAATCCTCGCTGGGGTTACCCTGGCTCAGTTACAAGGCGGTTTTAGGGACTATCCAGTGGTGCGGGCAATGCCAAATACACCGGCGATTATTGGCCAAGGGATGACGGCGATCACCCCTGGGGATCGCGTTTCAGAAGCCCAGGTCGCCCTCGCAAAACGAATTTTTGGGGCTGTGGGTGAAGTGGTGGCAGTACCAGAGTCTCTGATGGATGCGGTGACTGGACTTTCTGGCTCTGGCCCGGCTTTTGTGGCCTTGATGGTAGAAGCCCTGGCCGATGGCGGCGTTGCGGCAGGTTTGCCCCGGGCCACGGCCCAACAACTCGCCCTCCAAACGGTCAAGGGAACGGCGGAATTACTCCAAACCTCCGGCTTACATCCCGCTCAACTCAAAGACCGGGTGACCAGTCCAGGGGGCACTACCATTGCTGGTGTTGCGGCCCTTGAAGCCCATGGGTTTCGCTCAGGGGTCATTGCTGCTGTTACCGCGGCGAAGGCCCGTTCTGTCGAGTTGGGCCAAGGATGA
- the pipX gene encoding transcriptional coactivator PipX, whose amino-acid sequence MNTESYFNHPTFGMLFRICELEDKQELFTTLYAQRLFFIVHQDTNGMSFESVTRMDARLKMENRLRQVRRSGAMAEFQVLQALYKRTFQ is encoded by the coding sequence ATGAACACGGAATCTTATTTTAATCACCCGACATTTGGGATGCTCTTCCGAATCTGTGAACTGGAAGACAAGCAGGAGTTATTTACGACGCTCTATGCCCAGCGGTTATTTTTTATTGTGCACCAAGATACCAATGGCATGAGTTTTGAGTCGGTCACCCGGATGGATGCCCGGTTAAAGATGGAAAATCGCCTGCGTCAGGTGCGTCGATCTGGTGCCATGGCTGAGTTTCAGGTATTACAGGCGCTCTATAAACGGACATTCCAATAA
- the petA gene encoding cytochrome f: MKTPELMAIWQRLKTACLVAIATFGLFFASDVLFPQAAAAYPFWAQQTAPETPREATGRIVCANCHLAAKEAEVEIPQSVLPDQVFEAVVKIPYDHSQQQVLGDGSKGGLNVGAVLMLPDGFKIAPADRLSDELKEKTEGLYFQSYAPDQENVVIIGPISGDQYEEIVFPVLSPDPKTDKNINYGKYAVHLGANRGRGQVYPTGELSNNNQFKASATGTITNIAVNEAAGTDITISTEAGEVIDTIPAGPEVIVSEGQAIAAGEALTNNPNVGGFGQKDTEVVLQNPARIYGYMAFVAGIMLTQIFLVLKKKQVERVQAAGQLDF, translated from the coding sequence ATGAAAACACCTGAACTGATGGCAATCTGGCAACGGCTAAAGACCGCCTGCCTCGTGGCGATCGCCACCTTTGGTTTATTTTTCGCCAGTGACGTCCTTTTCCCCCAAGCCGCTGCCGCCTATCCTTTTTGGGCCCAGCAAACCGCCCCAGAAACGCCCCGTGAAGCAACAGGCCGGATCGTCTGTGCCAACTGTCACCTCGCTGCCAAAGAAGCCGAGGTGGAAATTCCCCAGTCCGTTTTACCCGATCAAGTTTTTGAAGCCGTTGTCAAAATTCCCTATGACCATAGCCAACAGCAGGTTCTAGGGGACGGCTCAAAGGGTGGCCTCAACGTTGGTGCTGTTTTGATGCTTCCTGACGGTTTCAAAATTGCGCCCGCTGATCGTCTCTCTGACGAACTGAAGGAAAAAACCGAAGGTCTCTACTTCCAGTCCTACGCTCCGGATCAAGAAAACGTTGTGATCATTGGGCCGATTTCCGGTGATCAATACGAAGAGATCGTTTTCCCAGTACTCTCCCCCGATCCGAAAACCGATAAGAACATCAACTACGGTAAATATGCAGTCCACCTCGGTGCGAACCGTGGCCGTGGTCAAGTTTATCCCACTGGTGAACTAAGCAATAACAATCAATTTAAAGCGTCCGCTACCGGCACCATCACCAATATTGCGGTGAATGAGGCTGCGGGCACTGATATCACCATTTCCACTGAAGCGGGCGAAGTGATCGATACGATCCCGGCTGGCCCCGAAGTGATTGTTTCTGAAGGTCAGGCGATCGCCGCTGGTGAAGCCCTCACGAACAACCCCAACGTCGGTGGATTTGGCCAAAAAGATACAGAAGTTGTCCTCCAGAATCCCGCTCGCATCTATGGCTACATGGCCTTTGTTGCTGGGATTATGTTGACTCAAATCTTCCTCGTTCTGAAGAAGAAACAGGTAGAACGGGTTCAAGCCGCTGGCCAACTCGACTTCTAA
- the ccsB gene encoding c-type cytochrome biogenesis protein CcsB: MDLVALQSLLDNTSFLVLFLTMLLYWGGAAFPNIPGLTGLGTLGVAIANLCMATLLGARWLEAGYFPLSNLYESLFFLAWGVTTMHLVAEWMSRSRWVGVITAPVAMGITAFAALSLPAEMQNSAPLVPALKSNWLMMHVSVMMISYAALLVGSLLAIAFLIVTKGQKIELRGSSVGNGSYRLRQPQNTTDETPVTVVAFQKTEPQSNGNTAVLASPDLQQLTTTPALSPQMLSLADTLDNISYRIIGLGFPLLTIGIIAGAVWANEAWGSYWSWDPKETWALITWLVFAAYLHARITRGWQGRQPAFLAAAGFFVVWVCYLGVNILGKGLHSYGWFF, from the coding sequence ATGGATTTGGTCGCACTCCAAAGCCTTTTAGATAACACTTCTTTTCTGGTTCTTTTCTTGACGATGCTCCTCTACTGGGGCGGGGCTGCGTTTCCGAACATTCCGGGCTTAACCGGTTTAGGCACCCTCGGCGTGGCGATCGCCAATCTCTGCATGGCCACCCTCCTGGGAGCCCGTTGGTTAGAAGCCGGCTATTTCCCCCTCAGCAATCTTTACGAATCGCTCTTTTTCCTCGCCTGGGGGGTAACCACCATGCACCTCGTCGCCGAATGGATGAGTCGCAGTCGTTGGGTCGGTGTGATTACTGCTCCGGTTGCCATGGGGATCACGGCCTTTGCTGCCCTATCGCTCCCGGCGGAAATGCAAAATTCTGCCCCTCTCGTCCCGGCTCTCAAATCTAACTGGCTGATGATGCACGTCAGTGTGATGATGATCAGCTATGCCGCACTCTTGGTGGGATCTCTATTGGCGATCGCCTTTTTAATTGTCACCAAAGGCCAGAAAATTGAATTGCGAGGCAGTTCTGTTGGTAATGGCAGCTATCGACTCCGCCAGCCCCAAAACACCACCGACGAAACCCCAGTGACCGTAGTCGCTTTTCAGAAAACCGAACCCCAAAGTAACGGTAATACCGCCGTCCTAGCATCCCCTGACCTCCAGCAGCTCACTACGACCCCAGCTCTCAGTCCCCAGATGTTGAGCCTTGCCGATACCCTCGATAACATCAGCTACCGCATCATTGGCCTAGGATTTCCGCTTTTGACCATTGGGATTATTGCCGGTGCCGTTTGGGCCAACGAAGCCTGGGGTTCCTATTGGAGTTGGGATCCCAAAGAAACCTGGGCCCTCATCACTTGGTTAGTTTTTGCCGCTTATTTACACGCCCGTATCACCCGGGGTTGGCAAGGTCGACAACCCGCCTTTCTCGCAGCGGCAGGTTTTTTCGTCGTTTGGGTATGTTATCTAGGGGTCAATATTCTTGGTAAAGGATTGCATTCCTACGGTTGGTTTTTCTAA
- the miaB gene encoding tRNA (N6-isopentenyl adenosine(37)-C2)-methylthiotransferase MiaB, with translation MTKPRQYHITTFGCQMNKADSERMAGILEEMGYHFTEDPYAADLVLYNTCTIRDNAEQKVYSYLGRQAKRKQEKPDLTLIVAGCVAQQEGESLLRRVPELDLIMGPQHANRLQDLLEQVEGGSQVVATEPIHIVEDITKPRRDSTVTAWVNVIYGCNEHCTYCVVPGVRGTEQSRYPEAIRAEMEELGRQGFKEVTLLGQNIDAYGRDLPGTTPEGRNKYTLTDLLYYVHDVPGIERIRFATSHPRYFTERLIKACQELPKVCEHFHIPFQSGDNEVLKAMRRGYTHEKYRRIINTIRSYMPDASISADAIVAFPGETEEQFENTLKLVDEIGFDQLNTAAYSPRPGTPAATWDNQLSEEVKGDRLQRLNHLVAQKAAERSQRYAGRIEEVLVEDQNPKNPSQVMGRTRGNRLTFFEGEINELKGKIVAVKITEARAFSLTGEAVEALVTA, from the coding sequence ATGACTAAGCCTCGTCAATATCACATTACCACTTTCGGTTGTCAGATGAACAAGGCCGACTCCGAACGTATGGCGGGCATCCTCGAAGAGATGGGCTATCACTTCACCGAAGATCCCTATGCTGCAGATCTCGTCCTCTACAATACCTGCACGATTCGGGATAATGCGGAACAAAAAGTTTACTCTTACCTCGGTCGTCAAGCTAAGCGGAAACAAGAAAAACCCGACCTCACCCTGATCGTTGCCGGTTGCGTCGCCCAACAGGAAGGAGAAAGTCTCCTGCGCCGTGTCCCAGAACTAGATCTGATCATGGGGCCTCAACATGCCAACCGTCTCCAGGATTTGTTAGAGCAAGTCGAAGGGGGAAGTCAGGTGGTGGCAACGGAGCCAATCCATATCGTTGAAGATATTACGAAACCCCGGCGAGACAGCACGGTCACGGCCTGGGTCAATGTGATCTATGGCTGCAATGAGCACTGTACCTATTGTGTTGTTCCTGGCGTGCGGGGCACGGAACAATCGCGCTATCCAGAAGCGATCCGGGCAGAAATGGAAGAACTAGGGCGACAAGGGTTTAAGGAAGTCACGCTCCTCGGTCAAAACATCGATGCCTATGGCCGGGATTTACCGGGGACAACACCGGAGGGCAGAAATAAATACACCCTCACGGATCTTTTGTATTACGTTCATGATGTGCCGGGCATTGAGCGGATTCGCTTTGCCACCAGTCACCCCCGCTACTTTACGGAACGCTTGATTAAGGCTTGCCAGGAGTTACCCAAGGTTTGTGAGCATTTTCATATTCCTTTTCAGTCTGGGGACAATGAGGTGCTTAAGGCGATGCGACGCGGTTATACCCACGAAAAATATCGCCGCATTATCAATACCATTCGGAGTTATATGCCCGATGCTTCCATTAGTGCGGATGCGATTGTGGCGTTCCCCGGAGAAACGGAAGAGCAGTTTGAAAACACCCTCAAATTGGTGGATGAGATTGGTTTTGATCAATTAAATACGGCGGCCTATTCTCCCCGACCCGGCACCCCCGCCGCCACTTGGGATAATCAATTGTCAGAGGAAGTAAAAGGCGATCGCCTCCAACGTTTGAATCATTTGGTCGCCCAAAAAGCAGCAGAACGCTCCCAACGCTATGCCGGACGGATCGAAGAAGTGCTCGTTGAAGATCAAAATCCGAAAAATCCAAGTCAGGTTATGGGACGGACCCGGGGCAACCGCCTCACCTTTTTTGAGGGAGAGATTAACGAACTCAAAGGAAAAATTGTTGCGGTCAAAATCACCGAAGCACGGGCCTTTAGCCTAACCGGAGAAGCCGTTGAAGCCCTCGTAACTGCTTAG
- a CDS encoding HD domain-containing protein: MKLSDRFSEALVFAEKLHRQQVRKGSGVPYVAHLLGVASLVLEAGGDEDEAIAALLHDAIEDQGGGETRALICEKFGERVATIVEGCSDSFDGEKKRPWRERKEAYLQHLQTASASVHLVAMADKLYNAQSILRDYQRIGEALWPRFKGEKEGTLWYYNSLLKIFDLSHPLAQELHRTMETLKTLMAANQAHQQ; the protein is encoded by the coding sequence ATGAAGCTCTCTGACCGATTTTCTGAAGCGCTGGTTTTTGCGGAAAAATTGCACCGTCAGCAAGTGCGTAAAGGTTCTGGCGTTCCCTATGTGGCCCATCTCCTGGGGGTTGCCAGTTTAGTGCTCGAAGCTGGGGGTGATGAAGACGAGGCGATCGCCGCCCTGCTCCATGATGCCATTGAAGACCAAGGGGGAGGGGAAACCAGAGCTTTAATCTGTGAAAAATTTGGCGAGCGGGTGGCAACCATTGTCGAAGGCTGTTCCGATAGTTTTGATGGTGAAAAAAAGAGGCCTTGGCGGGAACGCAAAGAAGCTTACCTCCAGCATCTACAAACAGCTTCAGCCTCAGTGCACCTGGTTGCCATGGCCGATAAACTCTACAATGCCCAATCTATTTTGCGGGATTACCAACGGATCGGTGAAGCCCTCTGGCCCCGTTTTAAAGGTGAAAAAGAGGGCACCCTTTGGTATTACAACTCACTTTTGAAAATCTTCGATTTATCCCATCCCCTCGCCCAGGAACTGCACCGCACGATGGAAACTTTGAAAACATTGATGGCGGCAAATCAAGCACATCAGCAATAA
- a CDS encoding KGK domain-containing protein has translation MSKNFQPLSSGEVLSINSESRFVIGHSTFRVDEFAAALKQLLLEQGLGGLTEETVDWLTDNGIECDVLRFGASGWVKGKVRLHLEFAEEDGGEASADPKPKAAADLLPSVAASDFPSATASTTSESESDFDDLELEFNEAEFADLGLDFDDSASDTPETDLPDLDLPDMEVEPQDVSADLEDLNLATADGADFSDQDDLDDFEALFEESSDTAEADLAEPIDDLDDLFGEEDFDFDAAVAEVEPEIHGPDTASEETAGVTDTFSEDLDSEELEEAPDFAETMTPEADFTGIAPEADHGEENISTSTSEPVEKSTVNGKETIVFQETLVQPDEEFLENIFDQETSESPEQQASEAEAELQETDDLEALFAEDTPANALNEAISDEDLNDLFGDTEEGDFDLDLDLDEFADDDEPTAITVDSIEEQEMALTDLFDEPEQIPEEDDLFQSLLEENPTPETGDLETLDLPEDLPEMETESTPEALETDSLEAPNPFEGVTEDQAPTQADVSEADDPFTVFTGQNAESLDDLSGDLELSLDEAEEPLSEDSDLDLDDLFDDSEVSSPQNTQASEDDLGQFINVAMFRKKP, from the coding sequence GTGAGCAAAAACTTTCAACCACTGAGCAGCGGTGAAGTGCTGTCGATTAATAGCGAATCTCGTTTTGTAATCGGCCATAGCACTTTTCGCGTTGACGAGTTCGCCGCCGCCTTAAAGCAACTCTTGCTAGAACAAGGGTTGGGGGGACTCACCGAAGAAACCGTTGATTGGTTAACGGATAACGGCATTGAATGTGATGTGCTGCGGTTTGGTGCCTCTGGTTGGGTCAAAGGAAAAGTCAGGCTACACCTTGAATTTGCCGAAGAAGACGGTGGGGAGGCAAGCGCAGACCCAAAGCCTAAGGCAGCTGCTGATCTCCTTCCTTCGGTAGCTGCCAGTGATTTCCCTAGTGCGACTGCCTCTACGACTTCTGAATCAGAATCAGACTTTGATGATTTGGAACTAGAGTTTAACGAAGCAGAATTTGCTGACCTTGGTTTGGATTTTGATGATTCTGCATCTGATACCCCAGAGACAGATCTACCAGACCTTGACCTGCCGGACATGGAGGTAGAACCCCAAGATGTTAGTGCAGATTTAGAAGATTTAAATCTAGCGACTGCCGATGGTGCTGATTTCTCTGATCAGGATGACCTCGATGATTTTGAGGCTCTTTTTGAAGAATCTAGCGACACAGCCGAAGCAGACTTGGCAGAACCAATCGACGACCTTGATGATCTGTTCGGGGAAGAAGACTTTGATTTTGATGCTGCTGTTGCCGAAGTAGAACCTGAAATTCATGGGCCTGACACGGCATCAGAGGAAACTGCGGGAGTCACTGATACCTTCTCAGAAGACCTAGACTCAGAGGAGTTAGAAGAGGCGCCAGACTTTGCCGAGACAATGACTCCTGAAGCAGATTTTACCGGGATCGCCCCAGAAGCTGATCACGGTGAGGAGAATATCTCGACTAGCACCTCAGAACCCGTTGAAAAGTCCACCGTTAATGGTAAAGAAACCATTGTTTTTCAAGAGACTCTGGTGCAGCCGGATGAAGAGTTTTTAGAAAATATTTTTGATCAAGAAACTTCTGAATCCCCAGAGCAACAAGCTTCAGAGGCAGAAGCTGAGCTTCAAGAAACCGATGATTTAGAGGCATTATTTGCGGAAGACACACCAGCTAATGCGCTAAATGAAGCAATTTCTGACGAAGATCTCAATGATTTGTTTGGTGATACAGAAGAGGGAGATTTTGATCTTGATTTAGATTTAGATGAATTTGCCGACGACGATGAGCCAACTGCAATCACCGTCGATAGCATTGAAGAACAGGAAATGGCCCTTACAGACCTGTTTGATGAACCGGAGCAGATTCCAGAGGAAGACGATTTATTCCAATCCCTATTGGAAGAGAACCCAACCCCTGAGACTGGTGATTTAGAAACTTTAGATCTACCAGAAGATCTACCGGAGATGGAGACAGAAAGTACTCCTGAAGCCCTAGAAACAGATTCTCTTGAGGCCCCTAATCCCTTTGAAGGGGTGACAGAAGATCAAGCACCAACCCAGGCGGATGTTTCAGAGGCAGATGATCCGTTTACGGTGTTTACAGGTCAGAACGCCGAAAGTCTAGATGATCTGTCAGGGGATTTGGAGTTGTCTTTAGATGAGGCAGAAGAGCCATTATCCGAGGATAGTGATCTCGATTTAGACGATCTTTTTGATGACTCAGAAGTTTCAAGTCCCCAAAATACCCAAGCATCGGAGGATGATCTGGGCCAGTTTATCAATGTTGCGATGTTTCGTAAAAAGCCATAA
- a CDS encoding HD domain-containing protein — protein sequence MKLSDRFSEALVFAEKLHRQQVRKGSGVPYVAHLLGVASLVLEAGGDEDEAIALVGRSSGVNLGWDLWYSLWEPVFTPAIGILMLGAILSWVVKKLGLWFGDKSDELS from the coding sequence ATGAAGCTCTCTGACCGATTTTCTGAAGCGCTGGTTTTTGCGGAAAAATTGCACCGTCAGCAAGTGCGTAAAGGTTCTGGCGTTCCCTATGTGGCCCATCTCCTGGGGGTTGCCAGTTTAGTGCTCGAAGCTGGGGGTGATGAAGACGAGGCGATCGCCTTAGTTGGCCGCTCATCGGGGGTTAATCTGGGCTGGGATTTGTGGTATTCCCTCTGGGAGCCTGTGTTTACGCCAGCCATTGGTATTTTGATGTTGGGGGCAATCCTCAGTTGGGTGGTGAAAAAACTGGGCCTCTGGTTTGGTGACAAATCCGATGAACTGTCTTAA
- a CDS encoding YggS family pyridoxal phosphate-dependent enzyme, with protein sequence MSDAIAENIARLREEIPPEVRLIAVSKTHSAAKIRLAYAAGIRDFGENRFQEAQQKQAELEDLPDIRWHFIGHLQKNKAKKAITHFDWIHTVDSLALAQKLDQYAADLENPARCCLQIKPLPDPNKFGWEIPQLLSELPQLATCQHLKLQGLMTILPLGLSRTETRTAFKQIFSLKEQLNQMASLPEQLTELSMGMSGDYPLAIEAGATMIRVGQGIFGARE encoded by the coding sequence ATGTCAGATGCGATCGCCGAAAATATTGCCCGACTACGGGAAGAAATCCCTCCGGAGGTGCGCCTGATCGCCGTTAGCAAAACCCACTCTGCGGCAAAAATTCGTCTGGCCTATGCGGCGGGAATTCGAGATTTTGGCGAAAATCGGTTCCAGGAAGCCCAGCAAAAACAAGCGGAATTAGAGGACTTACCAGATATTCGTTGGCATTTTATTGGCCATCTGCAAAAAAATAAGGCGAAAAAGGCGATCACCCATTTCGATTGGATTCATACTGTAGATAGCCTGGCTCTCGCCCAAAAACTTGATCAATATGCCGCCGACTTAGAAAATCCAGCCCGCTGCTGTTTACAAATTAAACCCCTGCCTGACCCTAATAAATTTGGCTGGGAAATTCCCCAACTCCTGAGCGAGCTACCGCAACTCGCCACCTGTCAACACCTCAAGCTTCAGGGTTTAATGACAATTCTTCCCCTGGGGCTTTCCCGCACTGAGACCCGGACGGCGTTTAAACAGATATTTTCTCTCAAGGAACAACTGAATCAGATGGCAAGCTTACCGGAGCAATTAACAGAATTATCCATGGGAATGTCCGGTGATTATCCCCTGGCGATCGAGGCTGGAGCAACAATGATTCGCGTTGGCCAGGGGATCTTCGGGGCACGGGAATAA